The following proteins come from a genomic window of Halorussus halophilus:
- a CDS encoding carbohydrate kinase family protein, whose protein sequence is MTDADSSAVSAPTVATVGSAVVDRLYALSNLPEPDGGAFVRDEATAVGGVAANVASGLTRLGSDTGIVARLGDDEDARRVLRDLEDRGIDTERVRRGCEDERTSYTMVLRNDDGERMIVAGGESVVNLRLDEEDFAYLSDADTVFASAYAPDPVASALVEAKEAGDLPPLVFDLAGPLEELENRGARPETIDAMLPVCDLFLASEVPIQSYLGASGREALSELHSRGVQRAALTRGEDGALLLADGEVIDVPAFEIDATDTTGAGDAFTAGLLDAWLLEGKSPETAGLFAAATAALNCRNEGARGGLPTREEVEQFLE, encoded by the coding sequence ATGACCGACGCCGACTCGTCTGCTGTCTCTGCGCCCACCGTCGCCACTGTCGGGAGCGCGGTCGTAGACCGACTGTACGCGCTGTCGAACCTCCCGGAACCGGACGGCGGCGCGTTCGTCCGCGACGAAGCGACGGCGGTCGGCGGCGTCGCCGCGAACGTGGCTTCGGGTCTCACCCGATTGGGCAGCGACACCGGCATCGTCGCACGCCTCGGTGACGACGAGGATGCAAGGAGAGTCCTCCGAGACCTCGAAGACCGCGGCATCGACACCGAGCGAGTTCGCCGCGGATGCGAGGACGAGCGCACCTCCTACACGATGGTGCTCCGGAACGACGACGGCGAGCGCATGATAGTCGCTGGCGGCGAGAGCGTCGTCAACCTGCGACTCGACGAAGAGGACTTCGCCTATCTCAGCGACGCGGACACTGTCTTCGCCAGCGCGTACGCACCCGACCCGGTCGCTTCCGCGCTCGTCGAGGCCAAAGAAGCGGGTGACCTACCACCGCTCGTCTTCGACCTCGCTGGCCCGCTCGAAGAACTCGAAAACCGGGGTGCGCGCCCCGAGACTATCGACGCGATGCTCCCTGTCTGTGACCTCTTTCTCGCGAGCGAGGTACCGATTCAGTCCTACCTCGGGGCAAGCGGGCGCGAGGCCCTCTCCGAACTCCATTCGCGGGGCGTACAGCGGGCCGCCCTGACTCGCGGCGAGGACGGCGCGCTCTTGCTCGCAGACGGCGAAGTCATCGACGTTCCGGCGTTCGAAATCGACGCCACCGACACGACTGGTGCCGGTGACGCCTTCACCGCGGGGCTACTCGACGCGTGGCTTCTGGAGGGAAAATCTCCCGAAACAGCCGGTCTGTTCGCCGCGGCGACAGCCGCACTCAACTGCCGGAACGAGGGCGCACGCGGCGGGTTACCGACGCGCGAGGAAGTCGAGCAGTTCCTCGAATAA
- a CDS encoding GNAT family N-acetyltransferase, translating into MSPSDRTYPEESAGEFPEPPFTFADKEGREIEIRPYERDEFEAVVEMYVDFDSADRAQGIPPATEERVRDWLDGLLDGLNVVAWDGDRAVGHATLVPDSEDASELAIFVHQDYQRAGIGSKLIRGLLGHGRANDVEKVWLTVERWNHAAVGLYESVGFETAGSESFEIEMALRL; encoded by the coding sequence ATGAGTCCGAGCGACCGTACCTACCCCGAGGAGTCCGCCGGGGAGTTCCCCGAACCGCCGTTCACCTTCGCGGACAAGGAAGGCCGCGAAATCGAGATTCGTCCCTACGAGCGCGACGAGTTCGAGGCCGTCGTGGAGATGTACGTCGATTTCGACTCTGCCGACCGGGCTCAAGGCATCCCGCCAGCAACGGAGGAGCGCGTTCGAGATTGGCTCGATGGCCTGCTCGACGGCCTGAACGTCGTCGCGTGGGACGGCGACCGAGCAGTCGGCCACGCCACGCTCGTCCCTGACAGTGAGGACGCCTCGGAACTCGCCATCTTCGTCCACCAGGACTACCAGCGGGCGGGCATCGGCTCGAAGCTGATTCGTGGGCTGTTGGGCCACGGCCGCGCCAACGACGTCGAGAAAGTCTGGCTGACCGTCGAACGCTGGAACCACGCCGCGGTCGGCCTCTACGAGTCGGTCGGCTTCGAGACGGCAGGCTCGGAGAGCTTCGAAATCGAGATGGCGCTCAGGCTTTGA
- a CDS encoding universal stress protein, producing MTEPPLEVETVLVPVDGSDESVAAVEYAAAIAEQYGASVHAMYVLGEDIVHGLETGGIPDEEIRSETEAFIDTVRDIADRYGVGVTNSNAYGFSTTSKLQHPGTVVLDTAEHVDADFLVIPREPLTGEPGEILEKAAEYVLLYASQPVLSV from the coding sequence ATGACCGAACCACCGCTCGAAGTCGAGACGGTACTCGTTCCGGTGGATGGCAGCGACGAGTCAGTCGCCGCCGTCGAGTACGCCGCCGCTATCGCCGAACAGTACGGCGCGTCGGTCCACGCGATGTACGTTCTCGGCGAGGACATCGTCCACGGACTCGAAACCGGCGGGATTCCCGACGAGGAAATTCGCTCCGAGACCGAGGCGTTCATCGACACCGTGCGAGACATCGCGGACCGCTACGGCGTGGGCGTGACGAACTCGAACGCCTACGGTTTCTCGACCACCAGCAAGTTGCAACACCCCGGTACGGTGGTGTTGGACACTGCCGAACACGTCGATGCGGACTTCCTCGTAATTCCGCGCGAACCGCTCACCGGCGAACCGGGCGAGATTTTGGAGAAAGCCGCCGAGTACGTACTGTTGTACGCGAGTCAACCCGTGCTGTCGGTGTAG
- a CDS encoding BtpA/SgcQ family protein encodes MNPIDAENPIVGMVHLRPLPGAPKFDGDFDAVRDAALRDARRLESGGVDALMIENFGDAPFYPDDVPKHVVASMTRVASEIRDEVSLPMGVNVLRNDAEAALSVASAVDADFVRVNVHSGARVTDQGIVEGEAHETIRLRERLGADVAVLADLDVKHSAPLADRPLDAEAVAEPVQRGLADGVVVSGVGTGHAVDASQLEAAVAARDEAGIDAPVFVGSGTTTENVADLLDTADGVVVGTALKEGGETTNPVSEERVEALVAAAGGE; translated from the coding sequence ATGAATCCTATCGACGCCGAGAACCCCATCGTCGGCATGGTCCACCTCAGGCCACTACCGGGAGCGCCGAAGTTCGACGGCGACTTCGACGCGGTACGTGACGCCGCACTGCGAGACGCTCGCCGGCTCGAATCTGGTGGCGTAGACGCACTGATGATAGAGAACTTCGGGGACGCGCCGTTCTACCCCGACGACGTGCCGAAGCACGTGGTCGCCTCGATGACTCGCGTGGCGAGCGAGATTCGAGACGAAGTCTCCCTTCCAATGGGCGTCAACGTCCTGCGGAACGACGCCGAAGCCGCTCTCTCCGTTGCTTCTGCGGTCGATGCCGACTTCGTTCGGGTCAACGTCCACAGTGGCGCACGCGTCACCGACCAAGGAATCGTGGAGGGCGAGGCACACGAGACGATTCGCCTGCGCGAGCGATTAGGTGCAGACGTTGCGGTTCTCGCGGACTTGGACGTGAAACATTCTGCACCTTTGGCCGACCGACCGCTCGACGCCGAAGCAGTCGCAGAGCCAGTGCAACGCGGCCTCGCAGACGGCGTAGTCGTCAGCGGCGTCGGCACGGGCCACGCAGTAGACGCGAGTCAGTTGGAGGCCGCTGTGGCGGCCCGCGACGAAGCAGGCATCGACGCGCCAGTCTTCGTCGGCAGTGGCACGACGACCGAGAACGTCGCAGACTTGCTGGATACCGCGGATGGCGTCGTCGTCGGCACCGCACTGAAGGAAGGCGGCGAGACGACGAATCCGGTCAGCGAAGAGCGAGTCGAGGCGTTGGTCGCGGCCGCGGGCGGAGAATAG
- a CDS encoding DHH family phosphoesterase, giving the protein MKDWVIDDDNLSLERKSILPGEGFFIPDSIEEEVEDAEAEEALTGADVAVVADPDADGLACTALIREVYGEAALIDAGPHDLADALERVVAYSEPGATVFICDLCPDDYETVGDELAVLVEEASEVRWFDHHQWDDEVAESVRDAGVDLVVGDSEEECTADVAVRSLDYDFPDYLEELAVVTRDHDLWLREDERSDDLADFSYWSDPEEYIEAVAEHGANLPEDIEEFLAEQRVEKDALIEKAVARAEIEDIGPWTVGVTYGRCSQNEVAEELRQQGTDAAVVVKPSGSASIRGTDEFERCHEVAAQVNGGGHPKAAGCKPRIYDDMLDYANHWTTRGAVAQQLIVEAFWSLAREEEEEEGEGATESEEADAEAAENEE; this is encoded by the coding sequence ATGAAAGACTGGGTCATCGACGACGACAATCTCTCTCTCGAACGGAAATCTATCCTGCCCGGCGAGGGCTTTTTCATCCCGGACTCTATCGAGGAGGAGGTCGAAGACGCCGAAGCAGAAGAAGCACTGACCGGCGCGGACGTGGCCGTCGTGGCCGACCCCGACGCCGACGGGCTTGCTTGCACAGCACTGATTCGTGAGGTGTACGGCGAGGCCGCACTCATCGACGCCGGACCGCACGACCTCGCAGACGCGCTCGAACGCGTCGTCGCCTACAGCGAACCCGGCGCGACGGTCTTCATCTGCGACCTCTGCCCCGACGACTACGAGACCGTCGGCGACGAACTCGCCGTGCTGGTCGAGGAAGCCAGCGAGGTGCGCTGGTTCGACCACCACCAGTGGGACGACGAAGTCGCCGAGAGCGTCCGCGACGCTGGCGTGGACCTCGTCGTCGGCGACAGCGAAGAGGAGTGTACCGCCGACGTGGCGGTTCGCTCGCTCGACTACGACTTCCCCGACTACCTCGAAGAACTCGCAGTCGTCACCCGCGACCACGACCTCTGGCTCCGCGAAGACGAACGCTCCGACGACCTCGCGGACTTCTCCTACTGGTCGGACCCCGAGGAGTACATCGAGGCCGTCGCCGAACACGGCGCGAACCTCCCCGAAGACATCGAGGAGTTCCTCGCCGAACAGCGCGTCGAGAAGGACGCGCTCATCGAGAAAGCGGTCGCCCGAGCGGAAATAGAAGATATCGGCCCGTGGACGGTCGGCGTCACGTACGGCCGCTGTTCGCAGAACGAGGTCGCCGAGGAACTGCGCCAGCAGGGTACCGACGCCGCAGTCGTCGTCAAGCCCTCCGGCAGTGCCTCGATTCGCGGCACCGACGAGTTCGAACGGTGTCACGAAGTCGCCGCACAGGTCAACGGCGGCGGCCACCCGAAGGCCGCTGGCTGTAAGCCCCGCATCTACGACGACATGCTGGACTACGCGAACCACTGGACGACCCGCGGTGCCGTGGCTCAGCAGTTGATTGTCGAGGCGTTCTGGTCGTTGGCGCGTGAGGAAGAGGAGGAAGAAGGAGAGGGAGCGACAGAATCGGAAGAAGCAGACGCAGAAGCCGCCGAGAACGAAGAGTAA
- a CDS encoding DUF5807 family protein has protein sequence MSKREQFLAGDRVEDVAVFLADSFVDGDGGLASHGEQVEDGVVLVVEGDQGRSVFKTATGMDAMGFAKQAMGTDGDIDHDLAGGTCPDCGSSEVEFVFAFAEEQNEEVGDLYAEGDVIHAYAYCECGTAYSEKWLAGDD, from the coding sequence ATGAGCAAGCGCGAGCAGTTTCTGGCGGGCGACCGCGTCGAAGACGTGGCGGTCTTCCTCGCCGATTCGTTCGTAGACGGCGACGGTGGTCTCGCAAGTCACGGCGAGCAAGTGGAAGACGGCGTCGTCCTCGTCGTGGAGGGTGACCAAGGCCGGAGCGTCTTCAAGACCGCGACTGGCATGGACGCGATGGGCTTCGCCAAGCAGGCGATGGGAACCGACGGCGACATCGACCACGACCTCGCGGGCGGGACGTGTCCGGACTGTGGCAGTAGCGAGGTAGAGTTCGTCTTCGCCTTTGCGGAAGAACAGAACGAGGAGGTCGGTGACCTCTACGCCGAGGGCGACGTGATTCACGCGTATGCCTACTGCGAGTGCGGGACGGCGTACTCCGAGAAGTGGCTCGCAGGCGACGACTAA
- a CDS encoding universal stress protein, with product MIDTVVIATDGSESVTRAVQVALDLASRFDAAVHALYVVDEGEVESSPETLRDDFHEALEGQADKALDEVRTHADREIVTAVREGHPAGEICEYAREAEADMVATGTRGRHGENRFLIGSVAERVVRTCPVPVLTVRQLNDEG from the coding sequence ATGATAGATACCGTCGTCATCGCCACCGACGGCTCGGAGAGCGTCACCCGCGCCGTACAGGTCGCGCTCGACCTCGCCAGTCGGTTCGACGCCGCCGTACACGCGCTGTACGTCGTGGACGAAGGAGAAGTCGAGTCGTCGCCCGAGACGCTGCGCGACGACTTTCACGAAGCCTTGGAAGGACAGGCCGACAAAGCACTGGACGAGGTCCGAACCCACGCCGACCGCGAAATCGTCACCGCGGTGCGGGAGGGCCACCCGGCGGGCGAAATCTGCGAGTACGCCCGCGAGGCAGAGGCCGACATGGTCGCCACGGGGACCAGAGGCCGCCACGGCGAGAACCGATTCCTCATCGGAAGCGTCGCCGAGCGCGTCGTTCGGACGTGTCCCGTACCGGTGTTGACGGTTCGGCAACTGAACGACGAGGGCTAA
- a CDS encoding universal stress protein — protein sequence MKVLLGIGGSDDSLHALTQTVKRAKAANDDLTVIILDNPESERGAEEIEARVKDELQDADFAAGVRRVTGDPGSQLVDIAESEGFDRIVLGGGQRSPMGKIQLGHISEFVLLNSPVSVTLIR from the coding sequence ATGAAAGTCTTACTGGGAATCGGCGGGAGCGACGACTCACTCCACGCGCTGACGCAAACAGTCAAGCGCGCGAAGGCCGCCAACGACGACCTCACCGTGATTATCCTCGACAATCCGGAGAGCGAACGCGGGGCCGAGGAGATAGAAGCGCGCGTGAAAGACGAACTCCAAGACGCGGACTTCGCGGCGGGCGTCCGACGGGTCACGGGCGACCCCGGAAGTCAGTTGGTAGACATCGCCGAGAGCGAAGGCTTCGACCGAATCGTCCTCGGTGGCGGCCAACGCAGTCCGATGGGCAAGATTCAGCTCGGTCACATCTCGGAGTTCGTCCTGTTGAACTCCCCCGTTAGCGTCACCCTGATACGATGA
- a CDS encoding SHOCT domain-containing protein, which translates to MVGSPSSESSTRRWHRLIEHYTPDGTLGRLILAACVGTASATALFIAAIVTSAMAGLWFFLAPLAAGFGLAAGLLAIVTLWPVYLSLIGNVESPRAYMKAGTHSASDSFDTGTIQSFASSDSEDAVANLKRQYAAGDISEKELDERVENLLHVDEVASRASEERRYESKNAGRQKERN; encoded by the coding sequence ATGGTCGGGAGTCCCTCCAGCGAGTCGAGCACGCGCCGGTGGCACAGACTCATCGAACACTACACGCCTGACGGCACGCTCGGCCGTCTCATCCTCGCCGCCTGCGTAGGGACCGCGAGTGCTACCGCACTCTTCATCGCGGCGATAGTCACTTCCGCGATGGCTGGCCTCTGGTTCTTTCTCGCACCGCTCGCGGCAGGCTTCGGACTCGCGGCCGGACTGCTCGCCATCGTCACACTCTGGCCGGTCTACCTCTCGCTCATCGGGAACGTCGAGTCACCACGGGCGTACATGAAAGCAGGAACGCACAGCGCAAGCGACTCCTTCGACACCGGAACCATCCAGTCGTTCGCCAGTTCTGACTCCGAGGACGCAGTAGCCAACCTCAAGCGCCAGTACGCCGCGGGAGATATCTCCGAGAAGGAACTCGACGAGCGCGTCGAGAATCTGCTCCACGTGGACGAAGTCGCGTCACGAGCGAGCGAAGAGCGTCGGTACGAATCGAAGAACGCGGGTCGCCAGAAAGAGCGAAACTAG
- a CDS encoding PAS domain-containing protein has protein sequence MSSERQTLAVFDRLRSGAEPLSTSELAAELNCHRDVAVEALDELVERGEVESKTIGDERVWWRGADSTPTDDATNSDSDASASLASSQFRSLVAEVEEYAIFLLDADGTVVTWNSGAKQIKGYDAADIVGEHVSTFYTEEDRTAGVPERNLARARETGRTQDEGWRVREDGTTFWASVSITARRTDDGSLEGFTKVTRDMTERREYEQQLRKERDLTEEILNTAPVALSVRTADGTVLKANQRAQEVLGLSEAEIIEDPDDIDEWSAYDADDEPLDDHETPTARALATHEPVYDEEVAIEKPGEERRWFSVNAAPVFDDDGTLERVVSASEEITDLKEHERQLERRKRELETELSEVLGRISDAFYALDEEWRFTHVNERAEEIFGRSEDEMLGEAFWEVYPESTDAVIWEQFHEAMESQEPRSFEFFAESLDAWLQFSVYPSETGLSVYFRDDSERVEREQKLEQFASIVSHDLRNPLAIAEMYLGMARDGGDPEHFDEIDRALDRMQTIIDNLLTMAQAGESITDTEPTVPSDVAEDAWQHVETHDATLDADETMPTVLADRDRLQTAFENLFRNAIEHAGTEVAVRVGTLEAEPSGDSTDASVGGFYVEDDGPGIDTDRPNEVFEYGYSPNGGTGFGLAIVNEVVEAHGWEISVTESDTGGARFEVRYEKDDGWDSGWN, from the coding sequence ATGAGTTCCGAGCGGCAGACACTCGCTGTCTTCGACCGTCTGCGGTCGGGGGCAGAACCCCTTTCTACGAGTGAACTCGCGGCGGAACTGAACTGTCATCGAGACGTGGCTGTCGAGGCACTCGACGAACTGGTCGAGCGCGGCGAGGTGGAGTCGAAGACCATCGGCGACGAGCGGGTCTGGTGGCGCGGTGCCGACTCGACGCCGACGGACGACGCCACGAACTCGGATTCGGACGCTTCGGCGTCCTTGGCCAGTTCGCAGTTCCGCTCGTTGGTCGCCGAAGTCGAGGAGTACGCGATTTTCTTGTTGGACGCCGACGGGACCGTCGTCACGTGGAACAGCGGCGCGAAGCAGATAAAAGGGTACGACGCCGCCGACATAGTCGGCGAACACGTCTCGACCTTCTACACCGAAGAGGACAGAACGGCGGGCGTGCCGGAACGAAACCTCGCCCGAGCGCGCGAGACGGGTCGCACCCAGGACGAGGGGTGGCGCGTGCGGGAAGACGGCACCACGTTCTGGGCCTCCGTCTCGATAACCGCTCGGAGGACCGACGACGGGTCGCTCGAAGGATTCACGAAAGTTACCCGCGACATGACTGAGCGCCGCGAGTACGAACAGCAACTGCGCAAGGAGCGCGACCTGACCGAGGAGATACTCAACACGGCACCCGTGGCGCTGTCGGTCCGCACCGCAGACGGAACGGTACTCAAGGCCAATCAGCGCGCACAGGAGGTCCTCGGCCTCTCGGAAGCAGAAATCATCGAAGACCCAGACGACATCGACGAATGGAGTGCCTACGACGCCGACGACGAACCGTTGGACGACCACGAGACGCCGACGGCCCGCGCGCTGGCGACCCACGAACCGGTGTACGACGAGGAGGTAGCTATCGAGAAACCGGGCGAGGAACGCCGCTGGTTCTCCGTGAACGCCGCGCCCGTCTTCGACGACGATGGGACGCTCGAACGAGTCGTCAGTGCCTCCGAGGAAATCACCGACCTCAAAGAGCACGAACGTCAACTCGAACGCCGAAAGCGCGAACTCGAAACCGAACTGAGCGAGGTTCTCGGGCGCATCTCCGACGCCTTCTACGCGCTGGACGAGGAGTGGCGATTCACGCACGTCAACGAACGCGCCGAGGAGATATTCGGCCGCTCCGAAGACGAGATGCTCGGCGAGGCGTTCTGGGAAGTGTATCCCGAGAGCACAGACGCCGTCATCTGGGAGCAGTTCCACGAGGCGATGGAGAGCCAAGAGCCGAGGAGTTTCGAGTTCTTCGCCGAGTCGCTCGACGCGTGGCTCCAGTTCAGCGTCTATCCGTCCGAAACCGGCCTCTCCGTCTACTTCCGCGACGACAGCGAGCGCGTCGAGCGCGAGCAGAAGTTAGAGCAGTTCGCCAGCATCGTCAGCCACGACCTGCGAAATCCACTCGCTATCGCCGAGATGTACCTCGGGATGGCCAGAGACGGTGGCGACCCGGAACACTTCGACGAAATCGACCGGGCACTCGACCGAATGCAGACCATCATCGACAACCTCCTGACGATGGCGCAGGCGGGCGAGAGCATCACCGACACCGAACCCACCGTTCCCTCGGACGTGGCCGAGGATGCGTGGCAACACGTCGAGACCCACGACGCGACGCTCGACGCCGACGAGACGATGCCGACGGTACTCGCCGACAGAGACCGACTCCAGACCGCGTTCGAGAACCTGTTTCGCAACGCTATCGAACACGCCGGAACGGAAGTCGCGGTCCGCGTCGGCACGCTCGAAGCGGAACCGAGCGGCGATTCGACGGACGCCTCGGTCGGTGGGTTCTACGTCGAAGACGACGGACCGGGCATCGACACAGACCGACCGAACGAGGTGTTCGAATACGGCTACTCGCCTAACGGTGGGACCGGATTCGGTTTGGCTATCGTCAACGAAGTCGTCGAGGCTCACGGGTGGGAGATTTCCGTGACCGAGTCGGACACCGGCGGTGCCCGGTTCGAAGTTCGGTACGAGAAAGATGACGGGTGGGACAGTGGCTGGAACTAA